The following proteins come from a genomic window of Carassius auratus strain Wakin chromosome 18, ASM336829v1, whole genome shotgun sequence:
- the n4bp1 gene encoding NEDD4-binding protein 1 produces the protein MSTTRPLLGMKRITEATCTEPPGGRQSPTASRTQSEPLTVDEFTVHEDKQAELRCSKPKVEQVFQVTFTIIGLLDHTGAHGSKASRQIWLQLKGKREDVSKAKEYVKGLCDPELQKEERYPVDMHCIFAGARGLFLDRLLRDTSAEVQVLEPGRLRLSGCTEAVVMAQSRVQQFVALFQEKRSLPADREPLVKRTFKNFVEDRADKYAMELLLLPSALKEELLGLAQSPTQPIAVIDLEQDRSQTSTPVTDLSKRILDTTFEDKTAGPAATPDVMPGLNGRPCNKRRSSESEQRDTKRQYSLERREEEQLEERQREPSQTWTVTSAKGMLAASESTNDNEAVSPETNLRCLVNFFRTMGYQQEVVERVVRETGQTEDTFLLLERIVEETQKSQGAQRTSRTPDPSPCANASSTSTCVRLKEKERAQMRALAEIKCKENIRPPSTNGIGQKNQTSSVPLASTSLKRSNGAQNDMCEVIIIDDDDNDFTEIERKPRMAALDLKSESRFDYLSRGSSQTMVPVRMESVTNLRSSSQGPPLRSTDTRPGCSYQTLPGRAPLPRSEAHSTSKPAPLTGISRFQQSLKTPYRLVLQNEPGCPDLCHIIIDGSNVAMSHGLHRIFSCRGIAIAVEAFWRRGHREITVFVPQWRQKRDPNITEQHFLNQLENLRLLSFTPSREVCGQRISSHDDRFLLHLAEKTGGVIVTNDNLRDFVNQSEAWRRIIQERLLQFTFVEDHFMIPDDPLGKNGPHLDEFLYKDCRASPIMAPPKTDIPATPSVYASTAQSTARPSSPSHWQPSGPSDWHHPRPSPSPPPQRSPLETTELKRKLYDIFPDQKQRIDRILSDNPYMRDLNALSGLLLG, from the exons ATGTCAACAACGCGGCCCCTCCTCGGGATGAAGCGAATCACCGAGGCAACCTGCACAGAGCCGCCGGGAGGCAGGCAGTCCCCGACAGCCAGCAGAACGCAGTCCGAGCCGCTCACCGTAGACGAGTTCACGGTACACGAGGACAAGCAGGCAGAGCTCAGATGCAGCAAACCGAAGGTCGAACAGGTTTTCCAAGTCACATTCACCATTATTGGGCTCCTGGATCACACAGGAGCCCACGGAAGTAAGGCTTCCAGACAGATCTGGCTCCAGCTGAAGGGAAAAAGAGAGGATGTGTCTAAAGCGAAG GAGTATGTGAAAGGCCTGTGTGACCCAGAACTTCAGAAGGAAGAACGGTACCCGGTGGACATGCACTGTATTTTTGCTGGTGCCCGTGGACTCTTTTTAGACCGGCTGCTCAGAGACACAAGTGCCGAGGTTCAAGTACTGGAGCCAGGTCGTCTGAGGTTGAGCGGGTGCACGGAGGCCGTCGTCATGGCTCAAAGTCGGGTACAACAGTTTGTCGCCCTCTTTCAGGAGAAGCGAAGCTTGCCGGCTGACAGAGAACCCTTGGTTAAGCGGACCTTTAAGAATTTTGTGGAGGACCGGGCTGATAAATATGCCATGGAGTTGCTTTTGCTCCCCAGTGCCCTCAAAGAGGAACTTTTGGGCTTGGCCCAAAGCCCCACACAGCCTATAGCTGTCATAGACCTTGAGCAGGACCGCTCCCAGACTAGCACACCCGTAACAGACCTCTCCAAACGAATCCTGGACACCACTTTTGAGGATAAAACCGCAGGTCCTGCAGCCACTCCTGATGTTATGCCCGGTCTAAACGGTCGGCCTTGCAACAAGCGTCGGTCCTCTGAAAGCGAGCAGAGGGACACTAAGAGGCAATACTCATTAGAGAGGCGAGAAGAGGAGCAGTTAGAAGAGCGGCAGCGAGAGCCAAGCCAAACTTGGACAGTTACCTCTGCGAAAGGGATGCTAGCAGCTAGTGAATCGACAAATGACAATGAGGCAGTGAGTCCTGAGACTAACTTACGCTGTCTTGTTAACTTCTTCCGAACCATGGGCTACCAGCAGGAGGTGGTGGAGCGGGTGGTGCGTGAGACGGGGCAGACAGAGGACACGTTTTTGCTTCTGGAACGAATTGTGGAAGAGACTCAAAAGAGCCAGGGAGCACAGCGCACTTCTCGCACGCCCGATCCGTCCCCCTGTGCAAACGCCTCGTCCACCTCTACCTGCGTCAGGCTCAAAGAGAAGGAACGGGCCCAGATGAGAGCTCTCGCAGAGATCAAGTGCAAAGAAAACATTAGACCTCCTAGCACTAACGGCATAGGTCAGAAGAACCAGACAAGCAGTGTGCCACTAGCTTCTACCAGTCTTAAAAGAAGCAATGGTGCACAGAATGACATGTGTGAAGTGATCATCATTGATGACGATGATAATGACTTCACGGAGATCGAGAGGAAGCCCAGAATGGCTGCACTTGATCTGAAGTCAGAATCCCGGTTTGACTACTTGTCCCGTGGTAGCTCTCAAACAATGGTTCCAGTGCGGATGGAGAGTGTGACCAATCTCCGCAGCTCCTCTCAAGGCCCTCCTCTCCGGAGCACCGACACACGACCTGGATGTTCTTACCAGACACTCCCTGGAAGGGCACCTTTACCTCGCTCTGAGGCACATAGCACCTCTAAACCAGCACCCCTCACCGGCATTTCTCGTTTCCAGCAGTCCTTGAAAACCCCCTACCGATTAGTCCTACAAAATGAACCGGGCTGCCCGGACCTGTGCCACATCATCATCGATGGGAGCAATGTGGCAATGTC GCATGGACTCCATCGAATCTTTTCTTGTCGTGGGATCGCCATTGCTGTAGAGGCCTTCTGGCGCAGAGGGCACAGAGAAATCACTGTCTTCGTTCCTCAGTGGAGACAGAAAAGGGACCCCAACATCACTG AACAACACTTTCTGAATCAGCTGGAAAACCTGCGACTCCTATCTTTCACCCCGTCTAGAGAAGTGTGTGGCCAGAGAATTTCCTCACATGATGACAG GTTCCTGCTTCATCTGGCTGAGAAGACAGGAGGAGTCATTGTCACCAATGACAACCTGAGGGACTTTGTGAACCAGTCAGAAGCGTGGAGAAGGATTATTCAAGAGAG ACTCTTACAGTTCACCTTTGTAGAAGATCACTTCATGATCCCAGATGACCCACTTGGAAAGAATGGACCTCACCTAGACGAGTTCCTATATAAAGACTGTCG AGCCAGTCCCATAATGGCCCCACCGAAGACAGACATTCCGGCGACCCCATCAGTATACGCCTCGACAGCGCAGTCCACAGCACGTCCCTCGTCCCCTTCCCACTGGCAACCCTCCGGACCTTCAGACTGGCATCATCCTCGACCGTCCCCTTCTCCACCTCCACAGCGGTCACCATTAGAAACCACAGAACTCAAAAGGAAGTTGTACGACATCTTTCCTGACCAAAAGCAGCGTATCGATCGTATCCTCAGCGACAACCCATATATGAGGGACCTGAATGCTCTGTCTGGCCTTTTGCTGGGCTGA